One window of the Dreissena polymorpha isolate Duluth1 chromosome 5, UMN_Dpol_1.0, whole genome shotgun sequence genome contains the following:
- the LOC127882038 gene encoding lectin BRA-3-like: protein MSIHSTYISNNGNVCDRRPSATFTNLERMILFNFFTRRPRYDNELEGGQICYYGHSTEDCVVLTDQSHNWTWDDRPCNEYHGFVCEYSSNTITYACSHPANIPGNYEPGSLFTVDNRCYELVRTSHAWRVAENNCINKGGHLASIDNIRQQSGVFQVVRGSGLQNVWIGLHDHDIEEHYSRTSGSVAGFTNFITSHTNLHNSQDCVSLEAQTGLWHDELFTEANPYLCEIGTLAAGHMPNPIG, encoded by the exons ATGTCCATACATAGTACTTATATTTCAAATAACGGAAACGTCTGTGATAGAAGACCGTCTGCCACTTTTACAAACCTTGAACGCATGATATTGTTTAACTTTTTTACCAGGCGACCCCGTTACGATAACGAATTGGAAGGAGGGCAGATTTGCTATTATGGTCACAGCACAGAGGACTGTGTAGTTTTGACTGACCAATCACATAATTGGACCTGGGATGATAGGCCGTGTAACGAATATCATGGTTTTGTGTGCGAATATTCATCGAATACCATAACGTACGCATGTTCTCATCCGGCAAATATCCCCGGAAATTACGAACCAGGATCGCTTTTTACCGTTGACAACCGTTGCTACGAGCTTGTCCGAACGAGTCACGCTTGGAGAGTTGCTGAGAATAACTGCATTAACAAAGGAGGCCACTTGGCTAGTATTGACAACATTCGGCAACAAAGTGGCGTTTTCCAAGTTGTGAGAGGGTCCGGGCTACAGAACGTATGGATCGGACTTCACGACCATGATATTGAAGAACACTACTCGAGGACATCAG GTTCAGTGGCGGGCTTTACAAACTTTATCACATCGCATACCAATCTTCATAACAGCCAAGATTGCGTGTCCTTAGAAGCTCAAACTGGACTTTGGCACGACGAATTGTTTACTGAGGCTAACCCGTATCTGTGTGAAATAG gTACCTTGGCTGCTGGTCATATGCCGAATCCGATTGGTTGA